A window of the Cicer arietinum cultivar CDC Frontier isolate Library 1 chromosome 6, Cicar.CDCFrontier_v2.0, whole genome shotgun sequence genome harbors these coding sequences:
- the LOC101494703 gene encoding probable potassium transporter 17 encodes MEEEDAHLHPPSSNHNDVVLNLPDLHASHSQPQHENDKKDTLLLAYKTLGVVFGGLVTSPLYVYPSMPLNSPTEEDYLGIYSIMFWTLTLIGLVKYANIAIKADDHGEGGTFALYSLLCRHFNIGILPSKQVGLNSSRATETHTWLTKLFETSLVARRLLLFIAMLGTCMLIGDGILTPAISVLSAMDGVRAPFPSVSKSLVESLSAIVLIFLFLLQKFGTSRVSFLFSPIMGAWTLCTPLVGIYSIVHNYPTIFKALSPHYIFQFFWRNGKSGWLLLGGTVLCITGSEAMFADLGHFNPRSIQIAFLFTIYPSLVLTYAGQTAYLIKNPNDHNDGFYKFIPTPVYWPIFIIATLAAIVASQSLISATFSVIKQSVVLDYFPRVKIVHTSHYTEGEVYSPEVNYILMVLCVAVILIFGDGKDIGNAFGVVVSLVMLITTILLTLVMIMIWRTPVILVSLYFCVFFVMEGVYVSAVFTKFAEGGWIPFAISLILAFIMFGWFYGRQRKIEYELTHKITFKRLEELLADCSVQRVPGLCFFYSNIQDGLTPILGHYIKNMKSLHKVTIFTTLRYLLVPKVAPHERIVIKKSNLKGVYCCVIQYGYADALNIEGDDFVDQVINSLKIHIQNCPDNLSPDSQEIEEEVSGLEEARSAGVVHVRGKTRFYIGLNCGWFDKIMLSFYEIMHSNCRSGLPALGVSLQQRIEVGMLYEA; translated from the exons ATGGAGGAAGAGGATGCACATCTCCACCCTCCTTCGTCTAACCACAACGACGTCGTCCTCAACCTTCCCGATCTCCATGCATCCCATTCTCAACCCCAACACGAGAACGACAAAAAAGACACTTTACTCCTTGCCTACAAGACTCTCGGTGTCGTTTTCGGAGGTCTCGTGACTTCACCGCTTTACGTTTACCCTTCAATGCCCCTCAACTCTCCAACTGAAGAGGACTATTTGGGAATTTACAGTATCATGTTCTGGACTCTCACTCTCATTGGCCTTGTTAAGTACGCTAACATTGCCATCAAAGCCGATGACCATGGCGAAG GAGGGACATTTGCTCTGTATTCATTACTATGCAGGCATTTCAATATTGGGATCCTACCTTCTAAACAGGTTGGGTTAAACTCAAGTAGGGCCACTGAAACTCATACTTGGCTTACTAAATTGTTCGAAACCAGTCTCGTTGCTCGAAGGCTATTGCTTTTCATTGCTATGTTGGGTACTTGTATGCTTATTGGTGATGGTATACTCACACCTGCAATTTCAG TTTTGTCTGCAATGGATGGAGTTAGAGCACCTTTTCCTTCTGTTAGCAAAT CACTTGTGGAATCCCTCTCTGCAATTGTATTGATCTTTCTGTTCTTGTTGCAAAAATTTGGCACATCCCGCGTCAGTTTCCTCTTTTCGCCAATAATGGGTGCATGGACCCTGTGTACTCCACTTGTGGGGATTTACAGCATCGTACACAACTATCCAACTATATTCAAGGCTTTATCTCCGCATTACATTTTCCAATTCTTTTGGAGGAATGGAAAATCTGGGTGGCTTTTACTTGGTGGCACTGTTCTTTGCATTACCG GTTCTGAGGCCATGTTTGCTGATCTTGGTCATTTCAATCCGCGGTCCATTCag ATAGCTTTTCTATTCACAATCTACCCATCTTTAGTTCTGACTTATGCGGGGCAGACAGCATACCTGATCAAGAATCCCAACGATCATAATGATGGCTTTTACAAATTTATACCAACTCCAGTTTACTGGCCTATCTTTATCATTGCAACATTAGCTGCAATTGTTGCTAGCCAGTCATTAATATCAGCCACCTTTTCTGTAATCAAGCAATCTGTAGTGCTGGATTATTTTCCGCGAGTGAAGATTGTTCACACGTCTCATTATACAGAAGGAGAAGTTTACTCCCCTGAAGTGAACTACATCCTTATGGTCCTTTGCGTTGCTGTCATACTTATTTTTGGAGACGGAAAAGATATTGGAAATGCTTTTG GTGTTGTTGTGAGCCTTGTGATGCTTATCACCACTATATTACTTACATTAGTCATGATCATGATATGGAGAACTCCTGTGATCCTGGTTTCCCTGTACTTCTGTGTGTTTTTTGTTATGGAAGGGGTTTATGTCAGTGCAGTTTTCACTAAGTTTGCGGAAGGTGGTTGGATTCCTTTTGCCATATCGCTTATCCTTGCCTTCATCATGTTCGGTTGGTTTTATGGTAGACAAAGAAAGATAGAGTATGAGTTAACCCACAAGATAACCTTCAAGAGACTCGAAGAGCTTTTGGCCGACTGCAGTGTTCAAAGGGTTCCTGGGCTATGCTTTTTTTATTCTAACATTCAAGATGGGCTGACTCCTATTCTTGGACACTACATAAAGAACATGAAATCCCTTCATAAGGTCACAATATTCACGACTCTTCGATATTTGCTAGTCCCCAAGGTTGCTCCACATGAAAGGATtgtcataaaaaaatcaaatctcaAAGGAGTATATTGTTGTGTTATTCAGTATGGTTATGCAGATGCTCTAAATATAGAAGGAGACGATTTTGTAGATCAAGTCATAAATAGTTTGAAAATTCATATACAGAACTGCCCTGACAATCTTTCGCCTGATTCTCAAGAGATTGAAGAAGAGGTCTCCGGTTTAGAAGAAGCGCGGTCTGCTGGTGTCGTTCATGTTCGGGGAAAGACAAGATTTTATATTGGCCTGAACTGCGGCTGGTTTGATAAAATTATGCTTAGTTTTTATGAAATCATGCACAGTAACTGTAGATCTGGCCTGCCTGCTCTAGGGGTTTCGTTACAGCAACGGATTGAAGTCGGAATGCTTTACGAAGCTTGA